In Archangium lipolyticum, a single window of DNA contains:
- a CDS encoding aldehyde dehydrogenase codes for MEKVLNYIGGELVSPSSQVWFDKPDPATGEPSTRVPDSDGTDIQRAVEAARSAFPAWAATPAVERARMLRRVAETIRARTEAFARAEAIDTGKPLKLASTVDIPRSVLNFEFFADAVTQFSTEAHTTDGMALNYTLRTPLGVVGCISPWNLPLYLLTWKIAPALAMGNCVVAKPSEVTPMTAYLLAQVCREVGLPPGVLNIVHGYGAKVGAAMSSHPDISAISFTGSTRTGAEIARTAAPLFKKLSLEMGGKNPNVIFADCDFDEALATTVRSSFSNQGQICLCGSRIFVQAPLYERFKEALVARTRALKVGDPLEPSTDQGALVSPQHFEKVMGCIDVARQEGGRVLTGGKRAEVQGRCRNGWFVEPTLIEGLGHACRTNQEEIFGPVATLTPFEKEEEVLAWANSTRYGLAATVWTRDLSRAHRFSAKLESGIVWVNCWMLRDLRTPFGGVKDSGVGREGGWDALRFFTEPKNVCVKL; via the coding sequence GTGGAGAAGGTCCTCAACTACATCGGCGGAGAGCTGGTGTCCCCGAGTTCCCAGGTCTGGTTCGACAAGCCCGATCCCGCGACCGGAGAGCCCTCCACGCGGGTACCGGACTCGGACGGGACGGACATCCAGCGCGCCGTGGAGGCGGCTCGGAGCGCCTTCCCGGCCTGGGCCGCCACTCCAGCGGTGGAGCGGGCTCGCATGCTGCGCCGCGTCGCGGAGACGATTCGCGCCCGCACCGAGGCTTTCGCCCGCGCCGAGGCCATCGATACTGGCAAGCCGCTGAAGCTGGCCTCCACGGTGGACATCCCTCGCAGCGTCCTCAACTTCGAGTTCTTCGCGGACGCGGTGACGCAGTTCTCCACCGAGGCCCACACCACGGACGGCATGGCGCTCAACTACACGCTGCGCACGCCGCTGGGGGTCGTGGGCTGCATCTCGCCGTGGAACCTGCCGCTCTACCTGCTCACCTGGAAGATCGCCCCCGCGCTGGCCATGGGCAACTGCGTGGTGGCCAAGCCCTCCGAGGTGACGCCGATGACCGCGTACCTGCTCGCGCAGGTGTGCCGCGAGGTGGGGCTGCCGCCGGGCGTGCTCAACATCGTCCACGGCTATGGCGCCAAGGTGGGCGCCGCGATGAGCAGCCATCCGGACATCAGCGCCATCTCCTTCACCGGCAGCACGCGCACGGGCGCGGAGATCGCCCGCACCGCCGCGCCGCTCTTCAAGAAGCTCTCGCTGGAGATGGGCGGCAAGAACCCCAACGTCATCTTCGCCGACTGCGACTTCGACGAAGCCCTGGCCACCACGGTGCGCTCGTCCTTCTCCAATCAGGGGCAGATCTGTCTTTGTGGTTCGCGCATCTTCGTGCAGGCCCCCCTCTACGAGCGCTTCAAGGAGGCGCTGGTGGCGCGTACGCGGGCGCTGAAGGTGGGCGATCCACTGGAGCCATCGACGGACCAGGGGGCGCTGGTGTCCCCGCAGCACTTCGAGAAGGTGATGGGCTGCATCGATGTGGCCCGTCAGGAGGGGGGCCGCGTCCTCACCGGAGGCAAGCGCGCGGAGGTGCAGGGGCGCTGCCGCAACGGCTGGTTCGTGGAGCCCACGCTCATCGAGGGCCTGGGCCACGCCTGCCGCACCAACCAGGAAGAGATCTTCGGCCCGGTGGCCACGCTCACTCCCTTCGAGAAGGAAGAGGAGGTGCTGGCCTGGGCGAACAGCACGCGCTACGGGCTGGCGGCGACCGTGTGGACGCGGGACCTGAGCCGGGCGCACCGCTTCTCCGCGAAGCTGGAGAGCGGCATCGTCTGGGTGAACTGCTGGATGCTGCGCGACCTGCGCACGCCCTTCGGCGGGGTGAAGGACTCGGGCGTGGGGCGCGAGGGCGGTTGGGACGCGCTGCGCTTCTTCACCGAACCCAAGAACGTGTGCGTGAAGCTATGA
- a CDS encoding RidA family protein codes for MSHSERVDSPRAPEPVGLYPHARRVGNLLFLSGVGPRERGSKKIPGVELDAAGNIVSYDIETQCHSVFRNVRYILEEAGSSWDRLVDVTVYLTDMKKDFPTYNRLWAEYFKDVPTPPCRTTLGITALPTPIAIELKCVATIGD; via the coding sequence ATGAGCCACTCCGAGCGAGTCGATTCCCCTCGGGCCCCCGAGCCGGTGGGCCTCTATCCCCATGCCCGGCGCGTGGGCAACCTGCTCTTCCTCTCCGGCGTGGGGCCACGCGAGCGCGGGAGCAAGAAGATCCCCGGCGTCGAGCTGGACGCTGCGGGCAACATCGTCTCGTACGACATCGAGACGCAGTGCCACTCGGTGTTCCGCAACGTGCGCTACATCCTGGAGGAGGCGGGCTCCTCCTGGGACAGGTTGGTGGACGTGACGGTGTACCTCACGGACATGAAGAAGGACTTCCCCACCTACAACCGGCTGTGGGCCGAGTACTTCAAGGACGTGCCCACGCCGCCGTGCCGGACGACACTCGGAATCACCGCGCTGCCCACCCCCATCGCCATCGAGCTGAAGTGCGTGGCAACGATTGGAGACTGA
- the nbaC gene encoding 3-hydroxyanthranilate 3,4-dioxygenase, which yields MLRPLDFKKWIDEHRHLLKPPVGNQLVWEDREFIVMVVGGPNSRTDFHIDESEEFFYQVEGDITLRVIEDGKPQDIPIRQGEIFLLPSKVPHSPQRPAGTVGLVIERKRRPGELDGFAWFCPRCDTKLYDEYLQVTNIVTQLPPVFERFYGNPEHCTCKQCGFQMTREKRAS from the coding sequence ATGTTGCGACCCCTCGACTTCAAGAAGTGGATCGACGAGCACCGTCACCTGCTGAAGCCGCCCGTGGGCAATCAGCTGGTGTGGGAGGACCGGGAGTTCATCGTGATGGTGGTGGGCGGGCCCAACTCGCGCACGGACTTCCACATCGACGAGAGCGAGGAGTTCTTCTACCAGGTGGAGGGGGACATCACCCTGCGCGTCATCGAGGACGGCAAGCCCCAGGACATCCCCATCCGCCAGGGGGAGATCTTCCTGCTGCCCTCCAAGGTGCCGCACTCGCCGCAGAGGCCGGCGGGGACGGTGGGCCTGGTCATCGAGCGCAAGCGGCGGCCGGGAGAGCTGGACGGGTTCGCGTGGTTCTGCCCCCGGTGCGACACGAAGCTGTATGACGAGTACCTGCAGGTCACCAACATCGTCACGCAACTGCCACCCGTGTTCGAGCGCTTCTATGGCAATCCGGAGCACTGCACCTGCAAGCAGTGCGGCTTCCAGATGACGCGGGAGAAGCGCGCGTCGTGA
- a CDS encoding amidohydrolase family protein — translation MKIDIHTHLLPPELPRFAERYGYGGFMTLDHHAPCRARMVRDDGKFFREVESNCWDPVKRIEECDACGVTVQVLSTVPVMFSYWAKPEHGLDVSRFLNDQLASVVKAHPKRFVGLGTVPLQSPALAVRELERCVRELGMAGVQVGSHVNGLNLGEPELFPFFEAAAELGAAIFVHPWDMLGEARMKKYWMPWLVGMPAEVALALCSLLFSGTLEKLPKLRLAFAHGGGAFPGTFGRIEHGFQVRPDLVAVDNPVSPREYLGRFWVDSLVHDPDMLRFIVRLFGPEKVALGSDYPFPLGEDRPGALVESLVDFDAPTRERLLWRNALEWLGRSAEEFK, via the coding sequence GTGAAGATCGACATCCACACCCACCTGCTGCCGCCCGAGCTGCCCCGCTTCGCCGAGCGCTACGGGTACGGTGGCTTCATGACGCTGGACCACCACGCTCCGTGCCGGGCGCGCATGGTTCGGGATGACGGGAAGTTCTTCCGCGAAGTCGAGAGCAACTGTTGGGACCCCGTGAAGCGCATCGAGGAGTGTGATGCGTGCGGAGTCACCGTGCAGGTGCTGTCCACCGTGCCGGTGATGTTCAGCTACTGGGCGAAGCCGGAGCACGGGCTGGACGTGTCGCGCTTCCTCAACGACCAGCTGGCCTCGGTGGTGAAGGCGCACCCGAAGCGCTTCGTGGGCCTGGGCACGGTGCCCCTGCAGTCCCCGGCGCTCGCCGTGCGCGAGCTGGAGCGCTGCGTGCGCGAGCTGGGGATGGCGGGCGTGCAGGTGGGCTCGCACGTCAACGGCCTCAACCTGGGCGAGCCGGAGCTGTTCCCCTTCTTCGAGGCCGCCGCCGAGCTGGGCGCCGCCATCTTCGTCCACCCCTGGGACATGCTGGGCGAGGCGCGGATGAAGAAGTACTGGATGCCCTGGCTCGTGGGCATGCCCGCGGAGGTGGCCCTGGCCCTCTGCTCGCTCCTCTTCTCGGGCACGCTGGAGAAGCTGCCGAAGCTGCGGCTGGCCTTCGCGCACGGCGGCGGCGCCTTCCCGGGCACCTTCGGCCGTATCGAGCACGGCTTCCAGGTGCGGCCGGACCTGGTGGCCGTGGACAACCCGGTTTCACCGCGCGAGTACCTGGGCCGCTTCTGGGTGGACTCGCTGGTGCACGACCCGGACATGCTGCGCTTCATCGTCCGGCTGTTCGGCCCGGAGAAGGTGGCCCTGGGCAGTGACTATCCCTTCCCCCTGGGTGAGGATCGGCCGGGGGCGCTGGTGGAGTCTCTCGTGGACTTCGATGCCCCCACGCGCGAACGTTTGTTGTGGCGTAACGCGCTCGAGTGGCTCGGGCGCTCGGCCGAGGAGTTCAAGTAG
- the kynU gene encoding kynureninase, whose amino-acid sequence MGSQAVRFEASEEFARRMDSEDPLRHFREEFIFPDPKSDEPVMYLVGNSLGLQPRKAKTYVLEALEDWAKLGVEGHFTGSRPWMPYHETLTEQTARLVGAHPIEVVVMNTLTVNLHLMMVSFYRPTRERPKILMEAGAFPSDQYAVASQVRFHGYDPERDIIRLVPRPGEETLRHEDILETIERHGKEIALVLLGNVNYLTGQAFDMAAITRAAHKQGCRVGFDLAHAAGNLRLSLHDDGPDFAVWCSYKYLNGGPGTLGGVFVHERHARDKTLPRFEGWWGHDKQTRFQMGPDFEPTPGAEGWLLSNSPILQLSALRASMELFDRATMPALRQKSELLTGYLEFLLDRLPPGFVTVLTPRDPKQRGVQLSLRFRKDPRKMLERLNSAGVFCDFRSPDVIRAAPAPLYVSFHDVYRFVGVLERHARDSAD is encoded by the coding sequence ATGGGCAGTCAGGCGGTGCGTTTCGAGGCCAGTGAGGAGTTCGCCCGGCGGATGGATTCGGAGGATCCGCTGCGCCACTTCCGTGAGGAGTTCATCTTCCCCGACCCCAAGAGTGACGAGCCCGTCATGTACCTGGTGGGCAACTCGTTGGGGCTCCAGCCGCGCAAGGCGAAGACCTACGTGCTGGAGGCGTTGGAGGATTGGGCGAAGCTGGGCGTGGAGGGCCACTTCACCGGCTCCCGTCCGTGGATGCCCTACCACGAGACGCTGACCGAGCAGACGGCCCGGCTGGTGGGCGCCCATCCCATCGAAGTGGTGGTGATGAACACCCTCACGGTGAACCTGCACCTGATGATGGTGTCCTTCTACCGGCCCACGCGCGAGCGCCCGAAGATCCTCATGGAGGCGGGGGCGTTCCCATCGGACCAGTACGCGGTGGCCTCGCAGGTGCGCTTCCACGGCTACGACCCGGAGCGCGACATCATCCGCCTCGTGCCGCGCCCGGGCGAGGAGACGCTGCGCCACGAGGACATCCTGGAGACGATCGAGCGGCACGGGAAGGAGATCGCCCTGGTGCTGCTGGGCAACGTGAACTACCTCACCGGCCAGGCGTTCGACATGGCGGCCATCACCCGGGCGGCGCACAAGCAGGGCTGCCGGGTGGGCTTCGACCTGGCGCACGCGGCTGGCAACCTGCGGCTCTCGCTGCACGACGACGGGCCGGACTTCGCCGTGTGGTGCTCGTACAAGTACCTCAACGGGGGCCCGGGCACGCTCGGCGGCGTCTTCGTCCACGAGCGCCACGCCCGTGACAAGACCCTTCCCCGCTTCGAGGGCTGGTGGGGCCACGACAAGCAGACGCGCTTCCAGATGGGGCCGGACTTCGAGCCGACTCCGGGCGCCGAGGGCTGGCTGCTGTCCAACTCGCCCATCCTCCAGCTCTCCGCGCTGCGCGCGTCCATGGAGCTCTTCGACCGCGCGACGATGCCGGCCCTGCGCCAGAAGAGCGAGCTGCTCACCGGCTATCTGGAGTTCCTGTTGGACAGGCTCCCGCCCGGCTTCGTGACCGTGCTCACCCCGAGAGACCCCAAGCAGCGCGGGGTACAACTCTCGCTGCGCTTCCGCAAGGATCCGCGGAAAATGTTGGAGAGACTGAACAGCGCGGGTGTCTTCTGCGACTTCCGTTCACCGGATGTCATCCGTGCCGCACCGGCCCCCCTCTACGTCAGCTTCCATGACGTATACCGGTTCGTGGGGGTTCTCGAACGGCATGCAAGAGATTCAGCGGACTGA